The DNA region CTCTCTCAAGGAAGGGATAGGGAAGAACGCGGCGCTGGCCGACGGCACGAAACAGGGGCTCAGCGACTTCCGCAAGGCGGGGTACGGCGGCCCCTGCCCACCATCGGGCACGCACCGCTACTTCTTCAAGCTCTACGCACTGGACTCGGAACTCAACCTTCCGGCCACCGCCACCAAGGCGAATCTCGAGTCAGCGATGAAAGGCCACATCCTCGCCGAGGCGCAGCTGATGGGAAAATACGAAAGAAAGAGATAGCCCTTTCTCTACCGCGCGCACATCGCGCAGGAGCATCCTCCTCCGCCTCCCTTCAATCGGTCAAGAAGACCGGGCAGCTCGGGCGCACCCTCGATCGACCCGCCTGCCGGAATCACTTCGGGCGCACCGGCGGTTTCAGGGAGCCCGCCCGGGAGTTGCGAGCCTTCGAGTATCTCCTCGAAGTCCGCGCCGGAGCAATAGCCGTCCACGCACTCGCCTTCGTCGCAGTCATCGGCCGTGTCGCACGGTTTGCTGACCGTGCCGAACGGCACGATCGACTCGAAGAGAGGATCCGCAAGCGGGTCCACGGTGTTGAGCACCTTGAGGATGCCCTCCACATCTATGCCCTGGTCGGGCGGCATGTTCTGCAGCCAGACCGAGTATATCCCGCTCTCGCCCTCCTGTTCGGTCATGATCCAGCCGGCCTCGTCCGTTGCAGGCTGAGTTCCGGCCTGATCCTTGGTGAAGCTGGTCGCGTCGAAGCCGTCCGCATGGATGCCCAGCTTCACGAACTGGATCACAGGCGTAACGCTCCTGTTCGCGAT from bacterium includes:
- a CDS encoding YbhB/YbcL family Raf kinase inhibitor-like protein, whose translation is MAMQLTSTAFTQNSAIPSKYTCDGADISPPLTWSGAPSGAKSFALIADDPDAPAGTWVHWVIWNIPAAAASLKEGIGKNAALADGTKQGLSDFRKAGYGGPCPPSGTHRYFFKLYALDSELNLPATATKANLESAMKGHILAEAQLMGKYERKR